The window TTGGCAAACATGCAGAGCAGTGGACGAAACGCAACCATGGTCGCCTCCGGCGTCATGTTGGTCATACTGGTTCTGACCATTACTGCGTTTCTCCTGATCTACGTTGACGCCCCGATTCGCAAGCTGGTCACCGCCATGGACCTTGTTGAGCAGGGCGAATTCGAACAGGCACACACTGTCGTCAGCAGTTCCGACGAAATGACGCTACTCTCTTCCAAGTTCAACTACATGGTGCAGCGGCTGAGGGAGCTTGTAGAAAAAACAGTGAATAACGAGCGTGAGCTTGCAGTCAACCAAGAAAAACTGGCTCACAACGAAGAAATCCATGCAATGAACATGACCCTTGAGGATCGCCTCAAGGAGATTGAGTATCTCAACATCAACCTCGAGGAACGTATCGAGGAGATCGAGGAAGCCAACTACAAGATTGCCGACCTCGCCAGCGAACTCGAAGAGAAGAACATTGGACTAACCCAGGCGGTGGAACGTTTACAGGCGCTTTACAAAATGGGCTTGGCCGTTAACGCCACCATGGATCTCGACAAGCTCCTGAACCTTCTCAGCCAGAAGAGCTTGGAGACCATGAAAGCCCAGATCGGCTACATTCTCATGTTGAACGAGAAGAGTGGCAACCTGGTCGTTGGTGGCGGAGCAGGCCTCAGTGACGAGTTCGATCGTCAACTGGAGGTCCCCCTGAAACCTGGTGGTGTCTCCTATTGGGTCATGAACAACAATGAGCCCAAGCTAGTAAAAGATGTTGACAAAGCCCGTGAGTTCAGCAAGATGAGCCGGCTCGGCTTTATCCGAGAGTCCGTTCTTTGCGCGCCATTAAACGATAAAGAGAAAGTCATCGGCACGATCACCATCGCCAACCCGGTTGATGGCACAGAATTCAACAACTCTGACCTCGAACTTCTCTCGACCATTGCAGCCCAGGCCAGTATCGCCATCCGTAACGCCCGACTCTATGAAGAGCAGGAGACCACGTACCTCAATACAGTTCAGGCGCTCGTCTCGGCCATCGAGGCGAGTGACGCTTACACTCGTGGCCATTCCGAGCGCGTCACACGCTTCAGTGTCTCTCTGGCGAAGAAGATGGGGATGGAAGGCGACGCCCTCAAGCAACTCGAGCAAGCTGCGATCCTGCACGATATTGGCAAAATAGGCATCGATGTCAACCTCCTCCACAAGAAGGAGAAGTTGACCCCTGCGGACATCGACGTTCTCAAGTTGCACCCCTCCATCGGCGTGCGCATACTTGAGCCGATCAGCTTCCTTGGTACAGTTCGCGAGATTATTGAGCAGCACCACGAACGCTATGATGGTAACGGTTACCCGAATGGCCTGACTGGTGAGAACTGGCGCCTGGAAGGAAAGATCCTGGCTGTCTGTGACACCTATGACGCCATGACCTCTGACAGACCCTACCGTAAAGCTCTCTCTCACGAGATTGCCATACAGGAGATACGCGACCATTCCGGCACCCAATTTGACCCTGAAGTCGCTACATCCTTTGTTGAGCTATTCAACGACGGGCAACTTCCTCATTAATCAAAGAGTCCTATGAAAGCAGCCTCTCCTTCCACAGCT of the Deltaproteobacteria bacterium IMCC39524 genome contains:
- a CDS encoding HD domain-containing phosphohydrolase gives rise to the protein MNSLKIKFLGLCCIILMVAIGLTTWYNLKTQKAMLSKLASEHGRMLTETIRNSIITDMANGKNDQVGHILGKINNEPAINSVRIFDESGRILMAALPEEIGELVSTSELMAYRTGNFSYASTLSGQDHFNSLVPIYNAQECYGCHDENLKVLGILNLQLSLNTLANMQSSGRNATMVASGVMLVILVLTITAFLLIYVDAPIRKLVTAMDLVEQGEFEQAHTVVSSSDEMTLLSSKFNYMVQRLRELVEKTVNNERELAVNQEKLAHNEEIHAMNMTLEDRLKEIEYLNINLEERIEEIEEANYKIADLASELEEKNIGLTQAVERLQALYKMGLAVNATMDLDKLLNLLSQKSLETMKAQIGYILMLNEKSGNLVVGGGAGLSDEFDRQLEVPLKPGGVSYWVMNNNEPKLVKDVDKAREFSKMSRLGFIRESVLCAPLNDKEKVIGTITIANPVDGTEFNNSDLELLSTIAAQASIAIRNARLYEEQETTYLNTVQALVSAIEASDAYTRGHSERVTRFSVSLAKKMGMEGDALKQLEQAAILHDIGKIGIDVNLLHKKEKLTPADIDVLKLHPSIGVRILEPISFLGTVREIIEQHHERYDGNGYPNGLTGENWRLEGKILAVCDTYDAMTSDRPYRKALSHEIAIQEIRDHSGTQFDPEVATSFVELFNDGQLPH